In Pseudomonas sp. MYb327, one DNA window encodes the following:
- a CDS encoding acetyl-CoA C-acetyltransferase, producing MTQALIFDALRTPRGKGKADGALHSVKPVNLVAGLLTALQQRTALDTSQVDDVVLGCVTPIGDQGSDIAKIAALVADWDVSVAGVQINRFCASGLEAVNLGAMKVRSGFEDLVVVGGVESMSRVPMGSDGGAWALDPQTNLHSHFTPQGVGADLIATLEGFSRQDVDAYALHSQQKAARARADGLFNKSLVPVQDQNGIILLDHDEFIRAETTLEGLGQLKPSFEMMGQIGFDATALRVYSHVERINHVHTPGNSSGIVDGAALMLIGSEAKGRVLGLQPRARIVATAVTSTDPTIMLTGPAPATRKALAKAGLRVEDIDLFEVNEAFASVVLKFIKDMAVDPDKVNVNGGSIAMGHPLGATGCAILGTLLDELETRRLRYGLATLCVGGGMGIATIIERL from the coding sequence ATGACCCAAGCTTTGATTTTCGACGCGTTGCGCACGCCCCGTGGCAAAGGCAAGGCTGATGGTGCCTTGCACAGTGTCAAACCGGTGAACCTGGTAGCCGGGTTGCTGACGGCTCTGCAGCAGCGAACTGCCCTCGATACCAGTCAGGTCGATGACGTGGTGCTCGGCTGCGTGACGCCCATTGGCGATCAAGGCTCCGACATCGCAAAAATCGCTGCTCTAGTGGCTGATTGGGATGTCAGCGTGGCTGGAGTGCAGATCAATCGTTTCTGCGCCTCGGGGCTGGAAGCGGTGAACCTTGGGGCGATGAAAGTCCGTTCCGGGTTCGAGGATCTGGTGGTGGTTGGTGGCGTCGAGTCGATGTCGCGGGTGCCGATGGGCAGCGACGGCGGGGCCTGGGCGCTGGATCCGCAAACCAATCTGCACAGCCATTTCACTCCGCAAGGCGTGGGAGCCGATTTGATCGCCACGCTGGAAGGCTTCAGTCGTCAGGACGTCGATGCCTATGCACTGCATTCGCAACAGAAAGCCGCTCGGGCACGGGCCGATGGTTTGTTCAACAAGTCGCTGGTACCGGTGCAGGACCAAAACGGCATCATCCTGCTCGACCACGATGAATTCATTCGCGCCGAAACAACCCTGGAAGGCCTGGGCCAGCTGAAGCCGAGTTTCGAAATGATGGGGCAAATAGGCTTCGACGCCACCGCACTGCGGGTCTACAGCCATGTGGAGCGGATCAATCACGTCCACACCCCCGGCAACAGCTCCGGAATCGTTGACGGCGCCGCGTTGATGCTGATCGGCTCCGAGGCCAAGGGGCGGGTGCTGGGCTTGCAGCCACGGGCTCGGATTGTCGCTACAGCGGTCACCAGCACCGATCCGACCATCATGCTCACCGGCCCCGCGCCGGCCACCCGCAAAGCACTGGCCAAGGCCGGGCTGCGGGTCGAGGACATCGACCTGTTCGAGGTCAACGAGGCCTTTGCCTCGGTGGTGTTGAAGTTCATCAAGGACATGGCGGTCGACCCGGACAAGGTCAACGTCAACGGCGGCTCCATCGCCATGGGCCACCCGCTGGGTGCGACCGGTTGCGCGATCCTCGGCACCTTGCTCGATGAACTGGAAACCCGGCGCCTTCGCTATGGCCTCGCGACCCTGTGTGTCGGCGGCGGCATGGGCATCGCCACCATCATCGAACGCCTCTGA
- a CDS encoding cytochrome c — protein MDGDTLKTLILFGALLLNTPLYAAQLNLELGASSRTWQTEELLKHPQVQTITISNDVSYKRDMNYRAVPVAALLTGIKPEDHLQAVALDGFAAELSAAPLLKTLGARAWLAIEDPANPWPPLSEGKHSAGPFYLVWTDPKAGNISPEQWPFEVASIKRMAPVAERFPALLPDPALKADDPVNKGFALFQKNCLACHRLNGAGDAQFGPDLNIPYNPTEYFGADFLKRYIRDPQSLRQWPQAKMPGFSAEVLPDGDLEMLVGYLKHMAGRKVKP, from the coding sequence ATGGACGGCGATACTTTGAAAACGCTCATTCTGTTCGGGGCCTTGCTGCTCAACACGCCCTTGTATGCCGCACAGCTGAACCTGGAGCTGGGCGCGAGCAGTCGCACCTGGCAGACCGAGGAGCTGCTCAAGCACCCTCAAGTGCAGACCATCACGATCTCCAACGACGTTTCGTACAAGCGGGACATGAACTATCGCGCCGTGCCCGTGGCCGCGTTGCTGACCGGCATCAAACCTGAAGATCACTTACAAGCCGTTGCGCTCGATGGCTTTGCTGCGGAATTGTCAGCAGCGCCACTACTCAAGACCCTGGGCGCACGCGCCTGGCTGGCGATCGAAGACCCGGCCAACCCTTGGCCACCGCTGTCCGAAGGCAAGCACAGTGCCGGGCCGTTTTACCTGGTCTGGACCGACCCGAAGGCGGGCAATATCAGCCCGGAGCAATGGCCATTCGAAGTGGCCAGCATCAAACGCATGGCGCCCGTCGCGGAGCGCTTCCCTGCCCTGCTGCCCGATCCTGCATTGAAGGCGGACGATCCGGTGAACAAGGGCTTTGCGCTGTTTCAGAAGAATTGCCTGGCCTGCCATCGATTGAACGGTGCCGGGGATGCGCAGTTCGGGCCTGACCTGAATATTCCGTACAACCCGACCGAATACTTCGGCGCGGACTTCCTCAAGCGCTACATCCGCGACCCGCAGAGTTTGCGCCAGTGGCCACAGGCGAAGATGCCAGGGTTCTCGGCCGAGGTATTGCCGGATGGGGATCTGGAGATGTTGGTGGGGTATTTGAAGCATATGGCGGGGCGCAAGGTTAAGCCCTGA
- a CDS encoding transglutaminase family protein, giving the protein MRLSISHETTYHYEDQVRASIQYLRLTPHDSERQHVLSWQLDLPRPVRAQLDPFGNILHVLTMDEPHEAIIIGARGQVDIDELREAEHESQSALPFLRFTRLTEADHALRAFAEKECKQRRDRTALIDLMHGLNQHMTYTPGSTEVDTSAAQAFAGRSGVCQDHTHAFLACTRSLGIPARYVSGYLYSENSEHLASHAWAEAWLDDAWYSFDVTNELARPERHLKLAVGLDYLDACPVRGMRRGGGCEQMHAKVFVTPTPKPVISVQQQ; this is encoded by the coding sequence ATGAGACTGTCCATTAGCCACGAGACCACCTATCACTACGAAGATCAGGTGCGGGCGAGCATCCAGTACTTGCGCCTGACTCCCCACGACAGCGAGCGCCAGCACGTGCTCAGTTGGCAGCTCGACCTGCCGCGGCCGGTGCGTGCGCAACTCGATCCGTTTGGCAACATCTTGCATGTGCTGACCATGGACGAGCCGCACGAAGCGATCATCATCGGCGCCCGTGGCCAGGTTGATATCGACGAACTGCGCGAAGCCGAACACGAGAGCCAGTCAGCGCTGCCGTTTTTGCGTTTCACCCGTCTGACCGAGGCTGACCATGCCCTGCGCGCATTTGCCGAAAAGGAATGCAAGCAACGCCGGGACCGCACGGCGTTGATTGACTTGATGCATGGTCTGAATCAGCACATGACCTACACGCCGGGTTCCACCGAAGTGGATACCAGCGCCGCCCAGGCTTTCGCCGGGCGTTCGGGCGTGTGTCAGGACCACACTCACGCGTTCCTCGCCTGCACCCGCAGCCTGGGCATTCCGGCGCGGTACGTTTCGGGCTATTTGTACAGCGAAAACAGCGAGCATTTGGCCAGCCACGCCTGGGCCGAAGCCTGGCTCGATGACGCCTGGTACAGCTTCGACGTGACCAATGAACTGGCGCGACCGGAACGTCACCTTAAATTGGCGGTGGGCCTGGATTACCTGGATGCCTGTCCGGTGCGCGGGATGCGCCGGGGCGGTGGATGTGAGCAGATGCATGCGAAGGTATTTGTAACTCCGACGCCGAAACCGGTGATCTCCGTCCAGCAACAGTAA
- a CDS encoding alpha-E domain-containing protein, whose protein sequence is MLSRTASDLYWMSRYLERAENLARMLDISYSLSLMPQDGRGDGLHELAMPLLITGTLDDYLERHGELHAERLLHFFALDAANPASIYSCLGAARASAHAVRGRITADMWENINATWLEIRGIAEQGLSRYGMSRFCEWIKERSHLFRGASYGTIMRNDAFRFIRLGTFIERADNTLRLLDARYEMAGDQAEAVSDGTAHAYYQWSALLRALSSFEAYTEIYRDAPGARHVAELLLLRADVPRSLRACTEEIDQILAQLPGANGRPAQRLAAEIDARLRYTGITEILDEGLHAWLTEFIPLVRQLGNAIHSSYLEAA, encoded by the coding sequence ATGTTAAGTAGAACTGCCTCGGATTTGTATTGGATGTCGCGTTACCTGGAGCGGGCGGAAAACCTCGCACGGATGCTCGACATCAGTTACTCGCTGTCGCTGATGCCACAGGATGGTCGCGGTGATGGCCTGCACGAATTGGCCATGCCATTGTTGATCACCGGCACCCTGGATGATTACCTGGAACGCCACGGCGAGTTGCATGCCGAACGACTGCTGCATTTTTTCGCCCTGGACGCGGCCAACCCGGCCAGCATCTACAGCTGCCTCGGCGCGGCGCGCGCCAGTGCCCACGCGGTACGTGGGCGAATCACCGCTGACATGTGGGAAAACATCAACGCGACCTGGCTGGAAATTCGCGGGATTGCCGAGCAAGGCCTTAGCCGATACGGCATGAGCCGTTTCTGCGAGTGGATCAAGGAACGTTCTCACCTGTTCCGTGGCGCGTCCTACGGCACGATCATGCGTAACGATGCGTTCCGCTTCATTCGTCTGGGGACGTTCATCGAAAGGGCCGACAACACTTTACGCCTGCTCGACGCCCGTTACGAAATGGCCGGCGATCAGGCCGAAGCCGTCAGTGATGGCACGGCCCACGCGTATTACCAGTGGAGTGCTTTGCTACGGGCCTTGTCCTCTTTCGAGGCGTACACCGAGATCTATCGCGACGCCCCCGGTGCCCGGCATGTTGCTGAGTTGCTATTGCTGCGGGCGGACGTGCCACGCTCCCTGCGCGCCTGCACCGAAGAAATCGACCAGATCCTCGCACAGTTGCCGGGGGCCAACGGACGCCCTGCACAACGCCTCGCGGCGGAAATCGATGCGCGACTGCGTTACACCGGCATCACCGAAATTCTCGACGAAGGCTTGCACGCCTGGCTCACCGAGTTCATCCCGCTGGTGCGCCAGTTGGGCAACGCGATTCACAGTTCCTACCTGGAGGCTGCATGA
- a CDS encoding circularly permuted type 2 ATP-grasp protein — protein MIRTYFDEMYDAGGQVRPHYREFARWLAETPDELLAQRRREADLLFHRAGITFTLYGDEQGTERLIPFDTIPRSIPASEWRVVERGCIQRVKALNMFLADLYHEQRIIKAGIIPAEQVLANEQYQLAMQGLDLHRDIYSHISGVDLVRDGDGTYYVLEDNLRTPSGVSYMLEDRKMMMRLFPELFAAQRIAPIDHYPNLLLDTLKSSSPIDNPSVVVLTPGRFNSAFFEHAFLAREMGVELVEGADLFVRDDKVFMRTTDGPKAVDVIYRRLDDAFLDPLAFNPDSMLGVPGLLSSYRSGNVVLANAIGTGVADDKSVYPFVTDMIRFYLDEEPILKNVPTWQCRNPSELSHVLANLPELVVKETQGSGGYGMLVGPAATAAEIEAFRARIIAKPHAYIAQPTLSLSTCPTFVENGIAPRHIDLRPFVLSGRETRVVPGGLTRVALREGSLVVNSSQGGGTKDTWVVED, from the coding sequence ATGATCCGCACCTATTTTGATGAAATGTACGACGCCGGCGGTCAAGTCCGCCCGCATTATCGGGAGTTTGCCCGTTGGCTGGCCGAAACGCCTGACGAGCTTTTGGCACAACGGCGACGTGAGGCCGATCTGCTATTTCATCGCGCCGGGATTACGTTCACGCTCTACGGGGATGAGCAGGGGACAGAGCGCTTGATTCCCTTCGACACCATTCCTCGCAGCATTCCTGCCAGCGAATGGCGGGTGGTCGAGCGCGGCTGCATCCAGCGGGTCAAGGCGTTGAATATGTTCCTCGCCGACCTTTATCACGAGCAGCGCATCATCAAGGCCGGCATCATTCCGGCCGAGCAAGTGCTGGCTAACGAGCAGTATCAGTTGGCGATGCAGGGCCTGGATCTGCACCGGGATATCTATTCGCACATTTCTGGCGTCGATTTGGTGCGCGATGGCGACGGCACGTACTACGTGCTCGAAGACAATCTTCGTACACCGAGTGGCGTGAGCTACATGCTCGAAGACCGCAAGATGATGATGCGGTTGTTCCCGGAGCTGTTCGCGGCGCAACGTATCGCGCCCATTGATCACTATCCGAACCTGCTGCTCGATACCCTGAAAAGCTCCAGCCCTATCGATAACCCGAGCGTGGTGGTGCTGACGCCGGGACGCTTCAACAGTGCGTTCTTCGAACATGCTTTTCTGGCGCGGGAAATGGGCGTGGAACTGGTGGAGGGCGCGGACCTGTTCGTGCGTGATGACAAGGTGTTCATGCGCACCACCGACGGGCCAAAAGCGGTGGATGTGATTTACCGCCGCCTCGACGATGCGTTCCTCGACCCGCTGGCGTTCAATCCGGATTCGATGCTCGGTGTGCCAGGGCTGCTTTCGTCTTATCGCTCCGGCAATGTCGTCTTGGCCAATGCCATCGGCACGGGCGTGGCAGACGACAAGTCGGTGTATCCGTTCGTCACGGACATGATCCGCTTTTATCTGGATGAAGAGCCGATCCTGAAGAACGTGCCTACATGGCAGTGTCGTAATCCCTCTGAACTTTCCCACGTACTGGCCAATCTTCCAGAACTGGTGGTCAAGGAAACCCAAGGCTCCGGCGGTTACGGAATGCTGGTGGGGCCAGCGGCGACTGCAGCGGAAATCGAAGCCTTCCGCGCGCGAATCATCGCCAAGCCCCATGCCTACATTGCGCAACCGACGCTGTCGCTGTCGACCTGTCCGACCTTTGTCGAAAACGGCATCGCGCCACGCCACATCGACCTGCGTCCGTTTGTATTGTCTGGCCGCGAAACCCGGGTTGTGCCCGGCGGTTTGACCCGTGTCGCGCTGCGCGAAGGTTCCCTGGTGGTGAATTCCTCCCAGGGTGGCGGAACAAAGGACACCTGGGTGGTCGAGGATTGA
- a CDS encoding DEAD/DEAH box helicase, whose amino-acid sequence MTQETGGFAAFNLNPNILAAVTATGYEEPSAIQQQSIPIIMAGHDMIGQAQTGTGKTAAFALPILHRIDPAKREPQALILAPTRELALQVATAFETYAKQMPGVTVVAVYGGAPMGPQLKAIRNGAQIVVATPGRLCDHLRRDEKVLATVNHLVLDEADEMLKLGFMDDLEVIFKALPATRQTVLFSATLPQSIRAIAERHLRDPQHVKIQTKTQTVTAIEQAHLLVHADQKTSAVLSLLEVEDFDALIMFVRTKQATLDLASALEAKGYKAAALNGDIAQNQRERVIDSLKDGRLDIVVATDVAARGLDVPRITHVFNVDMPYDPESYVHRIGRTGRAGREGRALLLVTPRERRMLQVIERVTGQKVAEVRLPDAQAVLDARIKKLTNSLSPLVAEAESTHGDLLDRLTADIGCSPRALAAALLRKATNGQALNLAAIEKERPLVPNNAPRGDRPERSGDRPERGDRERRAPMPLGEGRARCRTALGARDGIAAKNLLGAILNEGGLAREAIGRIQVRDSFSLVELPEDGLEKLLTKLKDTRVAGKQLKLRRYRED is encoded by the coding sequence ATGACCCAGGAAACCGGCGGCTTCGCCGCTTTTAATCTTAATCCGAATATTCTTGCAGCCGTCACCGCGACTGGCTACGAAGAGCCATCGGCTATTCAGCAGCAATCGATCCCGATCATCATGGCCGGTCACGACATGATTGGTCAGGCGCAAACCGGTACGGGTAAAACCGCTGCGTTCGCCCTGCCGATCCTGCATCGCATCGATCCTGCAAAGCGCGAACCGCAAGCCCTGATCCTGGCCCCAACTCGTGAGTTGGCGCTACAAGTTGCAACCGCTTTCGAAACCTACGCCAAGCAAATGCCGGGCGTAACTGTTGTGGCTGTCTACGGCGGCGCGCCGATGGGCCCACAATTGAAAGCAATCCGTAATGGCGCACAAATCGTTGTCGCCACTCCGGGCCGTCTGTGCGACCACCTGCGTCGTGACGAAAAAGTACTGGCGACCGTGAACCACCTGGTTCTCGACGAAGCCGACGAAATGCTCAAACTGGGCTTCATGGACGACCTGGAAGTTATCTTCAAGGCTCTGCCTGCAACCCGTCAGACCGTATTGTTCTCGGCCACCCTGCCGCAGTCGATCCGTGCCATTGCCGAACGCCACCTGCGCGATCCGCAACACGTGAAGATCCAGACCAAGACCCAGACCGTTACCGCGATCGAACAGGCTCACCTGTTGGTTCACGCTGACCAGAAGACTTCTGCCGTTCTCAGCTTGCTGGAAGTGGAGGATTTCGACGCGCTGATCATGTTCGTGCGTACCAAGCAAGCGACCCTGGACCTGGCCAGCGCCCTGGAAGCCAAAGGCTACAAAGCCGCTGCGCTGAACGGTGACATTGCCCAGAACCAGCGTGAGCGCGTGATCGATTCCCTCAAGGATGGCCGTCTGGACATCGTTGTTGCGACCGACGTTGCCGCTCGTGGCCTGGACGTTCCGCGCATCACTCACGTGTTCAACGTGGATATGCCGTACGACCCGGAATCCTACGTTCACCGTATCGGCCGTACCGGCCGTGCCGGTCGCGAAGGTCGTGCGCTGCTGCTGGTGACTCCACGTGAGCGCCGCATGCTGCAAGTGATCGAGCGTGTTACCGGTCAGAAGGTTGCTGAAGTTCGTCTGCCAGACGCTCAAGCTGTTCTGGATGCGCGCATCAAAAAACTGACCAACAGCCTGTCGCCGCTGGTGGCTGAAGCTGAGTCGACCCACGGTGATCTGCTCGATCGCCTGACCGCCGACATCGGTTGCAGCCCGCGTGCCCTGGCCGCAGCCCTGCTGCGCAAAGCTACCAACGGTCAAGCGCTGAACCTGGCCGCTATCGAGAAAGAACGTCCACTGGTGCCGAACAACGCACCGCGTGGCGATCGTCCAGAGCGTTCCGGTGATCGTCCTGAGCGTGGTGACCGCGAGCGTCGCGCACCAATGCCACTGGGCGAAGGCCGTGCTCGTTGCCGTACCGCGCTGGGCGCGCGTGACGGTATCGCTGCCAAGAACCTGTTGGGCGCAATCCTCAACGAAGGTGGTCTGGCGCGTGAAGCGATCGGTCGCATCCAGGTGCGTGACAGCTTCAGCCTCGTTGAGCTGCCGGAAGATGGTCTGGAGAAGTTGCTGACCAAGCTGAAGGACACTCGCGTTGCCGGTAAGCAGTTGAAGCTGCGTCGCTATCGCGAAGATTGA
- a CDS encoding crotonase/enoyl-CoA hydratase family protein: MKELDTCRVSREKRGHVVLIGLDRVAKRNAFDLDMLNELSLAYGDFEADSDARVAVVFGHGEHFTAGLDLVNASAALTEGWQAPPGGCDPWGVFVGPRVSKPVIVAAQGYCLTIGIELMLAADINLCASNTRFAQMEVQRGIFPFGGATLRLHQVAGWGNAMRWMLTGDEFDAHDALHLGLVQEVMASEDLLPRALELAERIARQAPLGVQATLKSARQARYEGETAAAQGLPELVKKLLTSEDAQEGVRSLVERRPGIFKGI; encoded by the coding sequence ATGAAAGAGCTCGACACCTGTCGCGTGAGCCGTGAAAAACGTGGTCATGTGGTGTTGATCGGCCTGGACCGGGTCGCCAAACGCAACGCCTTCGATCTGGACATGCTCAATGAATTGAGCCTGGCATACGGCGATTTCGAAGCCGACAGCGACGCTCGAGTGGCGGTGGTGTTCGGCCACGGCGAACACTTCACTGCCGGGCTGGACCTGGTCAACGCAAGCGCCGCGCTGACCGAAGGTTGGCAGGCGCCGCCCGGCGGCTGCGATCCATGGGGTGTGTTCGTCGGGCCGAGGGTCAGCAAACCGGTGATCGTCGCCGCGCAAGGCTATTGCCTGACCATCGGCATCGAATTGATGCTGGCAGCCGATATCAACCTGTGCGCCAGCAACACTCGATTCGCGCAGATGGAAGTGCAGCGGGGCATCTTTCCCTTCGGTGGCGCCACCCTGCGCCTGCATCAGGTGGCCGGTTGGGGCAACGCCATGCGCTGGATGCTGACCGGAGACGAATTTGATGCGCATGATGCCTTGCACTTGGGCCTGGTGCAGGAAGTCATGGCCAGCGAGGATTTGCTACCTCGGGCGTTAGAACTGGCCGAGCGAATCGCCCGGCAGGCGCCGCTGGGGGTTCAGGCGACGCTGAAGTCTGCGCGACAGGCTCGATATGAAGGGGAAACGGCGGCGGCGCAAGGGTTGCCGGAGCTGGTGAAGAAGTTGCTGACCAGCGAGGATGCGCAGGAGGGTGTGCGGTCGCTGGTGGAGCGGCGGCCCGGAATCTTCAAAGGCATTTGA
- a CDS encoding spermidine synthase → MTEERVEHLLAEVQDEFGVIRVLEVADYRFLEFGDAIEQSCVFTADPSWLEYDYTRAMLIGALCHEQPESALFLGLGAGTLTQACLKFLPLEDVEAIELRPDVPRLAIEYLGLDDDPRLYIRVGDALDLLDTAEPADLIFVDLYTDVGPGVGHLAWTFLENCQKRLNPGGWLVINQWATDDGKPLGAALLRGLYHRHYWELPVKEGNVILIVPSELDQELDIEGLIARAEALAPRLGYSLQTLIKAIRPAT, encoded by the coding sequence ATGACTGAGGAGCGCGTCGAGCATTTGCTCGCCGAGGTGCAGGACGAGTTCGGCGTGATTCGTGTGCTGGAAGTGGCTGATTACCGTTTTCTCGAGTTCGGTGACGCCATTGAACAGAGCTGCGTATTCACCGCCGATCCGAGCTGGCTCGAGTACGATTACACACGGGCAATGCTGATCGGCGCGTTGTGCCACGAACAGCCGGAAAGCGCGCTGTTCCTTGGCCTCGGCGCCGGCACGCTGACGCAGGCCTGCCTCAAGTTCCTGCCGCTGGAAGATGTCGAAGCCATCGAGCTACGCCCAGACGTACCGCGCCTGGCCATCGAGTATCTGGGGCTGGACGACGATCCGCGTCTGTACATCCGCGTGGGCGATGCGCTGGACTTGCTTGATACCGCCGAACCCGCAGACCTGATCTTCGTCGACCTCTATACCGACGTCGGTCCGGGTGTCGGGCATCTGGCCTGGACATTCCTGGAAAACTGTCAGAAACGCCTGAACCCGGGTGGCTGGCTGGTGATCAATCAGTGGGCTACCGATGATGGCAAGCCATTGGGCGCCGCGTTGCTGCGCGGGCTCTACCATCGGCATTACTGGGAGTTGCCGGTGAAGGAGGGCAATGTGATTTTGATCGTGCCTTCGGAACTGGATCAGGAGCTGGATATAGAAGGCCTAATTGCCCGGGCTGAAGCGTTGGCGCCGCGGTTGGGGTATTCGTTGCAGACATTGATCAAGGCAATTCGCCCCGCGACGTAA
- a CDS encoding class II 3-deoxy-7-phosphoheptulonate synthase has product MSQPWSPDSWRALPIQQQPQYPDAAHLLHVEQTLASYPPLVFAGEARELRRQFAEVTQGRAFLLQGGDCAESFAEFSAAKIRDTFKVLLQMAIVMTFAAGCPVVKVGRMAGQFAKPRSANDETIDGVTLPAYRGDIVNGIGFDEKSRVPDPERLLQSYHQSTATLNLLRAFAQGGFADLHQVHKWNLDFIANSALAEKYSHLADRIDETLAFMRACGMDSSPQLRETSFFTAHEALLLNYEEAFVRRDSLTNDYYDCSAHMLWIGDRTRQLDGAHVEFLRGVNNPIGVKVGPSMNTDDLIRLIDILNPDNDPGRLNLIARMGANKVGDHLPQLIRAVQREGKQVLWSSDPMHGNTIKASSGYKTRDFAQILGEVKQFFQVHEAEGTYAGGIHIEMTGQNVTECIGGARPITEDGLSDRYHTHCDPRMNADQSLELAFLIAETLKQVRR; this is encoded by the coding sequence ATGAGCCAACCCTGGAGCCCTGACAGCTGGCGCGCCCTGCCGATCCAGCAGCAACCCCAATACCCTGACGCAGCGCATTTGCTGCACGTCGAGCAAACGCTGGCCAGCTATCCGCCGCTGGTGTTTGCCGGTGAAGCCCGGGAATTGCGCCGTCAGTTTGCCGAAGTGACCCAGGGTCGAGCGTTTTTGCTGCAGGGCGGCGACTGCGCCGAAAGCTTCGCCGAGTTCTCCGCCGCGAAGATCCGTGACACCTTCAAAGTGTTGCTGCAAATGGCGATTGTCATGACCTTCGCGGCCGGTTGCCCGGTGGTCAAGGTCGGGCGCATGGCCGGGCAATTCGCCAAGCCGCGCTCGGCCAACGACGAAACCATCGACGGCGTGACCCTGCCGGCCTACCGTGGCGACATCGTCAACGGCATCGGTTTCGACGAAAAAAGCCGCGTGCCGGATCCGGAACGTTTGCTCCAGTCCTACCACCAGTCCACCGCGACCCTTAACCTGCTGCGTGCCTTTGCCCAGGGCGGGTTTGCCGACCTGCATCAAGTGCACAAGTGGAACCTGGACTTCATCGCCAACTCGGCCCTGGCGGAAAAATACAGCCACCTGGCTGACCGCATCGATGAAACCCTGGCCTTCATGCGCGCCTGCGGCATGGACAGTTCGCCACAACTGCGCGAGACCAGTTTCTTCACCGCACACGAAGCGCTGCTGCTGAACTACGAAGAAGCGTTCGTGCGTCGCGACAGCCTGACCAATGACTATTACGACTGTTCGGCGCACATGCTCTGGATCGGCGACCGCACCCGTCAACTGGACGGTGCCCACGTCGAGTTCCTGCGCGGGGTGAACAACCCGATCGGGGTCAAGGTCGGCCCGAGCATGAACACCGATGACCTGATCCGCCTGATCGACATTCTCAACCCTGACAACGATCCGGGTCGCCTGAACCTGATTGCGCGGATGGGCGCAAACAAGGTCGGCGATCACCTGCCGCAACTGATCCGCGCGGTGCAGCGTGAAGGCAAGCAAGTGCTCTGGAGTTCCGACCCGATGCACGGCAACACCATCAAGGCCAGCAGCGGCTACAAGACCCGCGATTTCGCGCAGATTCTGGGTGAGGTGAAGCAGTTCTTCCAGGTTCACGAAGCCGAAGGCACCTATGCCGGCGGTATTCACATCGAGATGACCGGGCAGAATGTGACCGAGTGCATTGGGGGCGCGCGACCGATTACTGAAGATGGTTTATCGGACCGTTATCACACCCATTGTGATCCGCGGATGAATGCCGATCAGTCGCTGGAACTGGCGTTTTTGATTGCTGAAACCTTGAAACAGGTTCGACGTTAA